The Pseudomonadota bacterium genome has a window encoding:
- the speD gene encoding adenosylmethionine decarboxylase, with amino-acid sequence MAQNSVVAFADRPGWPSHDQSRDTTTSADHFVQRDGIEFAGTHLIADLWGASRLDELDHMETALRDAVEAAGATLLHIHLHHFTPNGGISGVAVLAESHISVHTLPERAFAAFDVFMCGDAKPLAAIDVLKRAFTPSRTQVGEHMRGIVTKDAE; translated from the coding sequence ATGGCGCAAAATTCCGTCGTTGCCTTCGCTGACCGCCCGGGATGGCCCAGCCACGACCAATCCCGCGACACCACCACCAGCGCCGATCACTTCGTTCAACGTGACGGCATCGAGTTCGCCGGCACGCACCTGATCGCCGACCTGTGGGGCGCCTCTCGCCTCGATGAGCTCGACCATATGGAGACCGCCCTGCGCGATGCCGTAGAAGCCGCCGGCGCCACTCTCCTCCACATCCACCTGCATCACTTCACGCCCAACGGGGGCATCTCCGGCGTGGCCGTGCTTGCCGAATCCCACATCAGCGTCCACACCTTGCCCGAGCGCGCCTTCGCCGCGTTCGACGTGTTCATGTGTGGTGACGCGAAGCCCTTAGCGGCGATCGACGTCCTAAAGCGCGCCTTCACCCCCTCGCGCACGCAGGTGGGTGAGCACATGCGCGGCATTGTGACGAAAGACGCCGAATGA
- a CDS encoding MBL fold metallo-hydrolase — MSLPRLILAITTLCMALTADHALADREAIGQSVGCSADGVWLQVLGSGGPELSAGRASSGYLLWHEGVARVLVDVGGGVALRFNQAGARFEDLDLIALTHLHIDHSLDLAALLKASYFGVRRRDLPVLGPTGSRFTADLQSFVRRLLASDGAWPYLDDYLDPQRGDYAITPLTLDAESDAHWMHRFGRTRDIAVSAVAVHHGPIPAIAYRVDIGEATVVFTGDTTNRNDRIRLLAGQDTELLVAHHAITGRSGRGARGLHMPPAMIGQLAADTDPDLLVLSHRMRRTLGHELRSQQSIRRRWRGNLVFAEDLDCFAVVPRARPPGAPLPHS; from the coding sequence TTGAGCCTGCCCCGCCTGATCCTTGCGATCACAACCTTGTGCATGGCACTTACCGCCGACCACGCCCTTGCCGATAGGGAAGCGATTGGGCAAAGCGTGGGCTGCAGCGCGGACGGCGTGTGGTTGCAAGTGCTCGGCTCCGGCGGCCCGGAGCTCTCTGCGGGGCGCGCCTCCTCCGGATATCTCCTGTGGCACGAGGGCGTGGCGCGAGTGCTGGTCGATGTGGGGGGCGGTGTCGCCTTACGGTTCAATCAGGCGGGCGCGCGCTTCGAGGATCTCGACCTCATCGCCCTGACGCACCTGCACATCGACCACAGCCTGGATCTGGCGGCACTCTTGAAGGCCTCTTACTTTGGCGTACGCAGGCGCGATCTGCCGGTGCTAGGCCCCACTGGTTCGCGCTTCACCGCGGATCTGCAGTCATTTGTCCGTCGCCTGTTGGCGAGTGACGGCGCGTGGCCCTATCTCGATGACTACCTAGACCCGCAGCGTGGCGATTACGCGATCACACCGCTAACCCTCGACGCTGAGAGCGATGCGCACTGGATGCATCGATTCGGCAGGACCCGCGACATCGCCGTCTCCGCAGTGGCCGTGCACCACGGGCCAATCCCCGCGATCGCCTATCGGGTCGACATCGGCGAGGCGACCGTGGTCTTCACGGGTGATACGACCAATCGCAACGACCGTATCCGCCTGCTCGCCGGTCAGGATACGGAGCTGCTGGTGGCTCATCATGCAATCACCGGTCGGAGCGGCCGCGGCGCCCGCGGCCTGCACATGCCGCCAGCGATGATCGGTCAGCTCGCCGCAGACACCGATCCGGACCTGCTCGTACTGTCCCATCGTATGCGTCGCACCTTGGGCCATGAGCTGCGCTCCCAGCAGAGCATCCGCCGCCGCTGGCGTGGCAACTTGGTGTTTGCCGAAGATCTCGACTGTTTCGCCGTGGTCCCTCGCGCGCGGCCCCCCGGTGCTCCCCTGCCGCACTCGTAA
- a CDS encoding methyltransferase domain-containing protein yields the protein MKNVGDIIEAANAAWTFGEGVSERFDEHVARSVPLYSQSHALIAALSDYFLGAGSRCYDLGCSTGSLCAALAERNMAKQIKVIGIDSEAGMIARARERCADRPAVELIEADLLEVTLEPADLIIACYTMQFVRPRWRQVVFDRVFEALNWGGAFILFEKVRAPDARFQDITSGLYADYKLEQGYSGDEIVAKSRSLKGVLEPFSTAGNLGLLERAGFIDVMTVMKYISFEGFLAIK from the coding sequence ATGAAGAACGTGGGCGACATTATAGAAGCCGCCAACGCGGCCTGGACCTTTGGCGAAGGCGTGAGTGAGCGCTTCGACGAACACGTGGCGCGCTCGGTCCCCCTCTACTCCCAAAGCCACGCGTTGATCGCAGCCCTTTCCGACTACTTCCTCGGCGCCGGATCGCGCTGCTACGACCTCGGCTGCAGCACCGGAAGCCTCTGCGCCGCCCTGGCGGAGCGCAACATGGCCAAGCAGATCAAGGTCATCGGCATCGACAGCGAGGCTGGCATGATCGCGCGCGCCCGCGAACGCTGCGCGGACCGACCAGCGGTGGAGCTGATCGAGGCGGACCTGCTGGAGGTCACCCTAGAGCCCGCCGACCTGATCATCGCCTGCTACACCATGCAGTTCGTGCGCCCCCGTTGGCGCCAGGTGGTATTCGATCGTGTCTTCGAGGCGCTCAACTGGGGCGGTGCCTTCATTCTGTTTGAGAAGGTGCGGGCGCCCGACGCGCGCTTTCAGGACATCACGAGCGGCCTCTACGCCGACTACAAGCTGGAGCAGGGCTACAGCGGCGATGAGATCGTGGCCAAATCGCGCAGCCTCAAGGGTGTACTGGAACCCTTTTCGACGGCGGGCAACCTAGGCCTGTTGGAGCGGGCAGGGTTTATCGACGTCATGACCGTAATGAAGTACATCAGCTTCGAGGGCTTTCTGGCCATCAAGTAG
- the cmoB gene encoding tRNA 5-methoxyuridine(34)/uridine 5-oxyacetic acid(34) synthase CmoB produces the protein MVPPFCPEHEAQALAAAAAGTPLAAALPALLAQADAACAPGVHGDLDRWGEALGSLPVVTPSIVDVASPVVRLGREEDLVNSSSRERVERCLEAFIPWRKGPFSLCGVSLDTEWRCDLKWDRVRETCAPLKGRRVLDVGCGNGYYALRMLADDPACVLGLDPYLLYAMQYRVLRHFLGEEPRLHLLPLPLEALPQDGVRCFDSVFSMGVLYHRRSPMDHLQALRRVLAPGGEVVLETLVIDGGLNEVLVPEGRYASMRNVWFLPSVASLESWLRKAGLREPQLIDLTPTTPLEQRTTRWMPYRSLEHFLDSEDRSRTVEGHPAPLRAVMLAKAP, from the coding sequence ATGGTGCCACCGTTTTGTCCCGAACATGAGGCGCAGGCCCTTGCGGCTGCCGCGGCGGGTACGCCGCTAGCGGCGGCCTTGCCAGCGCTGTTGGCTCAGGCGGATGCCGCTTGCGCGCCCGGCGTGCACGGAGACCTCGATCGTTGGGGCGAGGCGTTGGGGTCGCTTCCGGTCGTGACTCCCAGCATCGTCGATGTGGCCAGCCCGGTCGTTCGCCTCGGGCGCGAGGAGGACCTCGTAAACAGCAGTTCACGGGAGCGAGTCGAGCGCTGCCTGGAGGCCTTCATACCCTGGCGCAAGGGGCCCTTCAGTCTGTGCGGTGTCTCCCTCGACACAGAGTGGCGCTGCGATCTGAAGTGGGACCGCGTGCGCGAGACCTGCGCCCCCCTCAAGGGCCGTCGTGTGCTCGACGTGGGCTGCGGCAACGGCTACTACGCCCTGCGCATGCTCGCCGATGATCCCGCCTGCGTACTCGGCCTAGATCCCTACCTCCTGTACGCGATGCAGTATCGGGTGTTGCGACACTTCCTCGGCGAGGAGCCACGCTTGCATCTGCTGCCCCTGCCGTTGGAGGCGCTGCCGCAGGATGGAGTGCGCTGCTTTGATTCGGTATTTTCCATGGGTGTGCTCTACCATCGACGGTCACCGATGGATCACCTACAGGCGCTGCGCCGCGTCCTCGCCCCCGGTGGCGAAGTGGTGTTGGAAACGCTGGTGATAGACGGAGGGTTGAACGAGGTGCTGGTGCCGGAGGGTCGCTACGCGAGCATGCGCAACGTCTGGTTTTTGCCGAGTGTGGCCAGCCTCGAGAGCTGGCTGCGCAAGGCGGGTCTGCGCGAGCCGCAGCTGATCGACCTGACACCCACCACGCCGCTAGAGCAGCGCACTACGCGCTGGATGCCATACCGCTCCCTAGAGCACTTCCTCGACTCGGAGGACCGGTCGCGTACCGTGGAGGGGCACCCAGCGCCCCTGCGCGCCGTCATGCTGGCCAAGGCCCCATGA
- a CDS encoding rhodanese-related sulfurtransferase, whose product MSAPAVHIATFYRFVSLPEYEALREPLLAQCQALAITGTVLLAAEGINATLAGGREALHSLLVWLGESASLANLTPRWSTAPDSPFRKMKVKLRQEIVTLGVPGIEPDRRTGRHVPPAEWNALIRDPQTLVVDTRNLYETGIGSFAGATDPGTRNFREFPDYVAQQLDPTEHKRVAMFCTGGIRCEKASALLLHAGFEEVCQLKGGILAYLDEVAKAESLWWGECFVFDERVAVDSALAPGSYAQCYACRRPVSDEDRQHPHYEAGISCPACYDDLTPAQRASFAERKRQRELAAARVQSTS is encoded by the coding sequence ATGAGCGCCCCAGCTGTGCATATCGCCACCTTCTACCGCTTTGTCTCCCTGCCCGAGTACGAAGCCTTGCGTGAGCCCTTGTTGGCGCAGTGCCAAGCCTTGGCGATCACGGGCACTGTGCTGCTTGCCGCGGAGGGAATCAACGCCACCTTGGCGGGTGGCCGGGAAGCTCTGCATAGCCTGTTGGTATGGTTAGGTGAGAGCGCTTCTCTGGCTAACCTCACGCCGCGCTGGTCAACGGCCCCGGACTCACCCTTTCGTAAGATGAAGGTGAAGCTCCGCCAGGAGATCGTCACCCTCGGTGTGCCCGGCATCGAACCCGATAGGCGCACGGGCAGGCACGTTCCGCCCGCCGAGTGGAATGCCCTAATCCGCGACCCGCAGACGTTGGTGGTGGATACGCGCAATCTCTACGAGACTGGCATCGGTAGCTTCGCGGGCGCCACCGATCCCGGCACGCGCAACTTCCGCGAGTTTCCCGACTACGTCGCGCAGCAGTTGGATCCCACCGAGCACAAGCGAGTGGCGATGTTCTGCACGGGTGGCATCCGCTGCGAGAAGGCCAGCGCACTCCTGCTGCACGCGGGTTTCGAGGAGGTCTGTCAGCTCAAGGGTGGCATCCTGGCGTACCTCGACGAGGTGGCGAAGGCCGAGTCCCTCTGGTGGGGCGAGTGCTTCGTCTTCGATGAGCGGGTCGCCGTGGATAGCGCCCTCGCGCCGGGCAGCTACGCGCAGTGCTATGCCTGCCGTCGCCCCGTTTCTGACGAGGATCGCCAACATCCACACTACGAGGCGGGCATCAGCTGCCCGGCGTGCTACGACGATCTCACGCCAGCGCAGCGGGCGTCATTCGCCGAGCGTAAGCGCCAGCGCGAGCTTGCCGCAGCGCGGGTGCAATCCACTAGTTGA
- a CDS encoding PQQ-binding-like beta-propeller repeat protein: MDNRLTGNRNRRLGAFAALSLATVASATGAADADWPVFGNDLANGRYSQLEQLTTDNVADLQLAWRVDTGKRGSFQATPIVREGIMYVSTPFNHVLALDAASGAQRWRYEHVLTTKEFCCGPANRGVGVAHGRVYMATLDGQLVALDAGTGELAWQAPIVDAEARSQQAQAREAITPLMGDSTFSGAKVTGGTGYSANMAPQVVGDTVLVGITGAGYGLHLDLEREAGEALSVVGLAGGLNGLRGFLVAYDAHTGQERWRWYSVQGPDWAGEYAERTAYGAELADRDGEAERVRAEEFAESWRLGGGSIWTTPAVDLELGLLYIGTGNPAPQMAGESRPGDNRDTVSLVALDLKTGREAWAYQQVPHDVWGYDVASPPVLASVFIDGAIREVVAQASKTGWIFMHDRRTGELLQRSEPFVPQRNLFRAPSAEGVEVAPAILGGASWSPMAYSPASASFFVAAIHQPATYYIRSLDGSQGPLRSYAYMELSGEERWGLLSALDARTGRLRWQQRTAQPLVGGVLATAGGLLFCGEGDGHFNAYDAENGERLWRWRAPYGVNAPPVTYSVDGRQYVAVAAGGNALFGFATGDAILTFALPAQGDVRR; encoded by the coding sequence ATGGACAACCGGCTGACAGGGAATCGGAATAGGCGCCTGGGCGCGTTCGCGGCGCTGTCGTTGGCGACGGTGGCGAGCGCTACAGGCGCCGCCGACGCGGACTGGCCTGTCTTCGGCAACGACTTAGCGAACGGGCGCTACAGCCAGCTTGAGCAACTCACCACGGACAACGTGGCGGACTTGCAGCTCGCCTGGCGTGTGGATACGGGTAAGCGTGGCAGCTTTCAGGCCACGCCCATCGTGCGCGAGGGCATCATGTACGTCTCCACGCCCTTCAATCACGTACTCGCCCTCGATGCGGCGAGCGGCGCGCAACGCTGGCGCTACGAGCACGTGTTGACGACGAAGGAGTTCTGCTGCGGTCCTGCCAACCGTGGCGTCGGCGTCGCCCATGGCCGTGTATACATGGCGACGCTAGACGGTCAGCTAGTGGCCCTCGATGCGGGCACAGGCGAGCTCGCTTGGCAGGCGCCGATCGTGGATGCTGAGGCACGCAGCCAGCAAGCCCAGGCTCGCGAGGCTATAACGCCGTTGATGGGTGACAGTACCTTCAGCGGTGCTAAGGTGACGGGCGGCACGGGCTACAGCGCCAACATGGCGCCGCAAGTGGTGGGTGACACGGTGCTCGTAGGTATCACGGGTGCCGGCTACGGACTTCACTTAGACCTCGAACGCGAGGCGGGCGAGGCGCTCTCGGTGGTGGGCTTGGCGGGCGGCCTCAACGGCTTGCGTGGCTTTCTTGTGGCCTACGATGCCCACACGGGCCAAGAGCGCTGGCGATGGTACAGCGTGCAGGGCCCCGACTGGGCTGGAGAGTACGCCGAGCGAACCGCCTACGGGGCTGAGCTTGCGGATCGCGACGGTGAGGCGGAGCGTGTGCGAGCCGAGGAGTTTGCCGAGTCCTGGCGCCTCGGTGGTGGCTCGATCTGGACCACGCCGGCCGTGGATCTCGAGCTGGGTCTGCTCTACATCGGCACCGGCAATCCGGCGCCGCAGATGGCTGGTGAGTCCAGGCCCGGGGACAATCGCGACACGGTCAGTCTCGTCGCCCTCGATCTGAAGACAGGCCGCGAGGCCTGGGCCTACCAGCAGGTGCCTCACGACGTTTGGGGCTACGATGTGGCAAGTCCGCCTGTGCTGGCCAGCGTCTTCATTGACGGTGCCATACGCGAGGTGGTAGCTCAGGCCAGTAAGACCGGGTGGATCTTCATGCACGACCGGCGCACGGGCGAGCTGCTGCAGCGCTCCGAGCCTTTCGTGCCCCAGCGCAACCTGTTTAGGGCGCCGTCCGCCGAGGGTGTGGAGGTGGCGCCGGCGATCTTGGGAGGCGCGTCCTGGTCACCGATGGCCTACTCGCCGGCGAGCGCGAGCTTCTTCGTCGCTGCGATTCATCAGCCTGCTACCTATTATATACGTTCGCTGGATGGATCTCAGGGGCCTTTGCGTAGCTATGCGTACATGGAGTTGAGCGGCGAGGAGCGCTGGGGTTTGCTATCCGCCCTCGATGCGCGCACGGGTAGGCTTCGCTGGCAGCAGCGTACGGCGCAACCTCTGGTAGGTGGCGTGCTGGCCACCGCCGGTGGGCTGCTCTTCTGTGGCGAGGGCGACGGCCATTTCAATGCCTACGATGCCGAGAATGGCGAGCGCCTGTGGCGTTGGCGTGCCCCCTACGGTGTCAACGCGCCGCCCGTGACCTACTCGGTGGACGGCCGCCAGTACGTTGCGGTCGCTGCCGGTGGCAACGCCCTGTTCGGTTTCGCCACGGGCGATGCGATTCTCACCTTCGCCCTGCCTGCGCAAGGCGATGTTAGGCGTTAG
- a CDS encoding M48 family metallopeptidase: MNAHDIRCSNDLKLSQQLLEHPDIKRVNSQLAQQAEDHGALKVRRHLLATSVRLSERMAPHVHKIADRCIERLGIEIPVELYVFASPQYNAACFKPEDGRLFIMFASSLLEHFDDQEVGFVMGHELGHHLYRHHDIPIGHVLRGRQKPDARLALELFAWSRYAEISADRAGAHCTEKLGTVAKALFKLASGLSDRTIAFQLDDFLRQVDEMQVHDGEPGQGAPKEDWFSTHPFSPLRVKALALFYRSALAQPDGTPKEQLEVAVQSIMSLMEPSYLEGRTGVAESMRRALFAAALAVANADGEITAAETEVFEKFFGSGSLSDRIDVEKTVGELDARLATVREQASSSQRTQLLRDLCLIAGAEDHVGELERAVMDDVADKLDLPRGLVCQTLDGTVELGLAPNA, from the coding sequence ATGAACGCTCACGATATCCGCTGCAGCAACGACCTAAAACTCTCCCAACAGCTGCTCGAACACCCCGACATCAAGCGGGTGAACTCTCAATTGGCGCAGCAAGCCGAGGATCACGGCGCGCTAAAGGTCCGCCGCCACCTGCTCGCCACCTCCGTGCGCCTGAGCGAGCGCATGGCGCCTCACGTGCACAAGATCGCAGATCGCTGCATCGAACGGCTCGGCATCGAGATACCCGTCGAGCTCTACGTCTTCGCCAGCCCCCAGTACAACGCGGCTTGCTTCAAGCCCGAGGACGGTCGCCTGTTCATCATGTTCGCCTCCAGCCTGCTGGAGCACTTCGACGATCAGGAGGTCGGCTTCGTGATGGGCCACGAACTCGGCCACCACCTGTACCGACACCACGACATACCCATTGGCCACGTTCTACGCGGACGGCAGAAACCCGACGCACGCTTGGCCCTGGAGCTCTTCGCCTGGTCCCGCTACGCAGAAATATCGGCAGACCGCGCCGGCGCCCATTGCACGGAAAAGCTCGGGACCGTTGCCAAGGCGCTATTCAAGCTCGCCTCGGGCCTCAGCGATCGCACCATCGCCTTCCAGCTCGACGATTTCCTGCGTCAGGTGGACGAGATGCAGGTGCACGACGGCGAACCCGGCCAGGGCGCACCGAAGGAGGACTGGTTCTCCACCCACCCCTTCAGCCCCCTGCGCGTGAAGGCCCTGGCCTTGTTCTATCGCTCCGCACTGGCCCAGCCAGACGGCACCCCCAAGGAGCAGCTTGAGGTGGCAGTGCAATCGATCATGAGCTTGATGGAACCCTCTTACCTGGAGGGTCGTACCGGCGTGGCCGAGTCCATGCGCCGGGCCCTCTTCGCGGCCGCGCTCGCGGTGGCAAACGCTGACGGTGAAATCACCGCGGCAGAGACCGAGGTATTCGAGAAGTTCTTCGGCAGCGGCAGCCTCAGCGATCGCATCGACGTGGAGAAGACCGTGGGCGAGCTGGACGCACGTCTCGCGACGGTGCGCGAGCAGGCAAGCTCATCCCAGCGCACGCAGCTGCTACGCGATCTCTGTCTGATCGCCGGCGCCGAGGATCACGTCGGTGAACTCGAGCGCGCGGTGATGGACGACGTTGCTGACAAGCTCGACCTCCCTCGAGGGCTGGTCTGCCAGACCCTAGACGGCACCGTCGAGCTGGGGCTCGCACCTAACGCCTAA
- the pepQ gene encoding Xaa-Pro dipeptidase, whose product MASLAHEYAAHVQIMVSRYEEAMKAADLDRVVVFAGVERMLPFDDSAYPFRATAHFRAWVPMNTPGHAIVFLRGERPRLFCHQPGDFWHAAAPAPPPMVQMAFDVIVADDVNDIVRQLGDGGRCAWLGEADHVPPACAHASLNPPALVRRLNFARSVKTDYELTCLRRANALGAQAHQAAAAAFSHGASEYQIHQHYLQAIDATDADLPYPSIVCLNEHAAILHYQKLDRRTPAEHRSFLIDAGAMADGYASDITRTYTTEREVNGPFATLLSTMDRLQQAVCDQVKAGVDYVELQLQCHEMLARVLDEAELINSISLEGAVEAGITRAFFPHGLGHYLGLQVHDVGGFQSKAEGGRIDPPQEHPFLRLTRQLREREVVTIEPGLYFIPTVLEHLRAEDAGKHVNWGLVEQLTPFGGIRIEDDVVALRGGHENLTRTAFATLAGH is encoded by the coding sequence ATGGCCTCACTCGCCCACGAATACGCAGCTCACGTGCAGATCATGGTCTCGCGCTACGAGGAGGCTATGAAGGCGGCCGATCTCGATCGCGTGGTGGTTTTCGCTGGCGTCGAGCGCATGCTGCCCTTCGACGATTCGGCCTACCCTTTCCGTGCCACCGCGCACTTTCGCGCTTGGGTGCCGATGAACACCCCGGGCCATGCGATCGTATTCCTACGCGGCGAGCGCCCGCGCCTGTTCTGCCACCAGCCCGGCGACTTCTGGCACGCCGCAGCGCCAGCGCCGCCACCCATGGTGCAGATGGCATTCGATGTGATCGTCGCCGACGATGTGAACGACATCGTTCGCCAGCTGGGCGACGGCGGGCGTTGCGCCTGGCTCGGCGAGGCCGACCACGTGCCACCGGCGTGTGCCCATGCGAGCTTGAATCCGCCCGCACTCGTGCGCCGCCTGAACTTCGCCCGCTCGGTCAAGACAGACTACGAGCTGACCTGCCTCCGGCGCGCGAATGCACTAGGTGCCCAGGCGCACCAGGCCGCCGCAGCCGCCTTCTCGCATGGCGCCAGCGAGTATCAAATCCACCAGCACTACCTGCAGGCGATCGATGCCACGGATGCGGACCTGCCCTACCCTAGCATCGTCTGCCTGAACGAACACGCCGCCATCCTGCACTACCAAAAGCTCGACCGAAGAACGCCAGCGGAGCACCGCAGCTTTCTCATCGACGCAGGTGCGATGGCGGACGGCTACGCGAGCGATATCACCCGCACCTACACCACCGAGCGCGAGGTCAACGGCCCCTTTGCCACCCTTCTCTCAACGATGGACCGGCTGCAGCAGGCCGTGTGCGATCAGGTGAAGGCGGGGGTCGACTACGTCGAGTTGCAGCTGCAGTGCCACGAGATGTTGGCGCGCGTGCTGGACGAAGCCGAGTTGATCAATAGCATTAGCCTTGAGGGCGCCGTCGAGGCCGGCATCACCCGCGCCTTCTTCCCCCACGGCCTCGGCCACTACCTCGGCCTGCAGGTGCATGACGTGGGCGGCTTTCAGTCGAAGGCCGAAGGAGGCCGTATCGATCCGCCGCAGGAGCATCCCTTCCTGCGCCTTACGCGTCAGCTGCGTGAGCGCGAGGTAGTGACGATAGAACCCGGGCTCTACTTCATTCCCACCGTGCTGGAGCACTTGCGCGCCGAGGATGCGGGCAAGCATGTGAACTGGGGGCTGGTCGAGCAGCTGACACCGTTCGGCGGCATTCGCATCGAAGACGATGTAGTCGCCTTGCGCGGCGGCCACGAAAACCTCACACGCACGGCGTTCGCCACGCTCGCGGGCCACTAG